In Lysobacter firmicutimachus, one genomic interval encodes:
- a CDS encoding tape measure protein, translated as MANRDTTITLLLKGNAATLNAALQQSSRQVRGFATEAERAASRSHRQFDHIRASVASISTQLAQAKTQLFAFVGLQGVGDAVGRLVRAADSYANLSAKIKLATTSQAGFNQAEAAVFAIAQRTSTQLDSTATLFGRLTSALKDQGGSQREGPGTDRNDQQGTGR; from the coding sequence ATGGCCAATCGCGATACCACAATCACGCTGTTGCTCAAGGGCAATGCGGCGACGCTCAATGCTGCGCTTCAGCAGTCCAGCCGACAGGTGCGCGGGTTCGCCACCGAAGCCGAGCGAGCCGCAAGCCGCAGCCATCGGCAGTTCGACCACATCCGCGCCAGCGTCGCGTCGATCAGCACGCAACTGGCGCAAGCCAAGACCCAGCTCTTCGCATTTGTCGGGCTCCAGGGCGTGGGCGACGCGGTCGGCCGTCTGGTCCGAGCGGCCGACAGCTATGCCAATCTGTCGGCCAAGATCAAGCTGGCGACCACCTCGCAGGCCGGCTTTAATCAAGCCGAAGCGGCGGTCTTTGCGATCGCGCAGCGTACGTCGACCCAACTGGATTCGACTGCCACGCTGTTCGGGCGCCTGACCAGCGCATTGAAGGATCAGGGCGGCTCGCAGCGGGAAGGTCCTGGGACTGACCGAAACGATCAACAAGGCACTGGCCGT
- a CDS encoding glycoside hydrolase family 104 protein: MARLSAEQAGGQNVLAFLDMIAHAEGVERFSDHHGYDVMVGGGRFTSYSDHPRKMVWLPKYRINSTAAGRYQFLWKTWNSLRLRLKLPDFGPASQDRAAIELLRETGALADIKKGWISSAIRKSRKTWASLPDAGYGQRELPLETLLAVYQKAGGQLA, from the coding sequence ATGGCACGACTCTCCGCTGAGCAGGCCGGCGGCCAGAACGTCCTGGCCTTTCTGGACATGATCGCCCATGCCGAAGGCGTGGAGCGGTTCAGCGACCACCACGGCTACGACGTCATGGTCGGCGGCGGGCGCTTCACGTCCTATAGCGACCATCCACGAAAGATGGTGTGGCTGCCGAAGTATCGGATCAACTCCACCGCCGCGGGGCGCTATCAGTTCCTATGGAAGACTTGGAATAGCCTGCGTCTCCGGCTGAAGCTGCCGGACTTCGGTCCGGCGTCGCAGGACCGCGCCGCGATCGAACTGCTGCGCGAGACCGGCGCGCTGGCCGACATCAAGAAGGGCTGGATCAGCTCGGCCATCCGCAAGTCGCGCAAGACCTGGGCCTCGTTGCCGGACGCCGGCTACGGCCAGCGCGAACTGCCGCTGGAGACGTTGCTGGCGGTCTATCAGAAGGCCGGAGGCCAGCTCGCGTGA
- a CDS encoding DUF6631 family protein, producing MARKVRRPQPAADELVVLQPNRTLPLGDRTVTVREIGFFESLKLHDAIAALVADLVEQTDDSSIDLGRLHRVCAQHPAATIALLAQACDQPADWVQALSGAHGDLLLLTFWAVNADFFLQRVLAALELRRAAPTATGPASSPP from the coding sequence ATGGCGCGAAAAGTTCGACGCCCCCAGCCCGCTGCCGATGAACTGGTCGTGTTGCAACCGAATCGGACGCTACCGCTCGGCGATCGCACCGTCACCGTGCGCGAGATCGGCTTCTTCGAAAGCCTGAAGCTGCACGACGCCATCGCGGCGCTCGTCGCCGACCTCGTCGAGCAAACCGACGACAGCAGCATCGATCTGGGTCGCCTGCACCGGGTCTGCGCCCAACACCCCGCGGCCACCATCGCACTGCTCGCTCAGGCCTGCGACCAGCCGGCCGACTGGGTCCAAGCCCTCTCCGGCGCCCACGGCGACCTGCTGTTGCTGACGTTCTGGGCGGTCAACGCCGATTTTTTTCTGCAGCGCGTACTGGCGGCGCTGGAGCTGCGCCGCGCGGCGCCGACAGCGACTGGCCCAGCGTCCTCGCCACCCTGA